Proteins encoded by one window of Salmonirosea aquatica:
- a CDS encoding OmpA family protein: MNYFPLNIHTTTLRTILLFCVLTGINREVSAQESLWAAKILGYSSEYRPGPYGKEFRAIQILGRPNKLPDIGNSPCAWSPAQANSINDEWIKVGFEKSIPLRQVAIAENFNAGAISRVYAYNEKGEEILLIENSITPTKEIGKFTYIFPSDSSLVANAIKVVLQPSRVVGFNQIDAIGISSSTVPMKAEIHVFPDTPKDLQKENLGKNVNSKGQEVAPVISPDGKMLFFTRSKFAGNIGSPARQDVWVSTLDNANVWQEAVNLNAPINNEGDNAITGISPDGKTVYLINVYRPDGTMVNGLSKSVRTREGWSFPKECKIRNHYNDHERNFTEFAISPKGKVLILSVQRRDTEGNKDLYVSFLQPDDTWSEPKHMGDVINTPDYEGSPFVASDDKTLYFTSAGFSGYGNGDIFVSRRLDDTWTNWSEPENLGPSINTPQWDGYFNIPASADYAYLSSMENSLGEEDIFRVRLFPAIKPEPVAIISGNVMDSETNQMMGADIVADIKSSNEEFSKATFEPETGEYKMILPLKDLYRITASHEGYFPVTEEIDLTRESNFRLIRKNILMMPIKEGQKIRLNQLMFNQSSAEVVPTSLPEMDRIVKMMTDYPTMEILLEGHTDNVGDWQKNIKLSEDRVMEVKRYLNSKGIPLNRIQTKAWGGANPISSNVTEQTRKWNRRVEFTILKM; this comes from the coding sequence ATGAATTATTTTCCATTGAATATACACACTACTACCCTACGGACCATCCTGCTGTTTTGCGTGCTTACCGGAATCAATCGGGAAGTTAGCGCACAGGAAAGCCTTTGGGCGGCCAAAATCCTGGGCTATTCTTCGGAATATCGTCCCGGCCCCTATGGGAAAGAGTTTCGAGCTATTCAGATTCTGGGACGGCCCAACAAACTTCCCGACATCGGGAATAGTCCCTGCGCCTGGTCGCCCGCCCAGGCCAATTCGATCAACGACGAATGGATCAAGGTAGGTTTCGAAAAAAGCATTCCGTTGCGACAGGTGGCGATTGCTGAAAATTTTAACGCCGGGGCCATTTCGCGGGTATATGCATATAATGAAAAAGGAGAAGAGATTCTTTTGATCGAGAATTCGATAACCCCCACCAAAGAAATCGGGAAGTTCACCTACATTTTTCCTTCCGATTCCAGTCTGGTGGCTAATGCCATCAAGGTAGTTCTCCAGCCTTCCCGGGTAGTGGGTTTCAATCAAATCGACGCTATCGGGATTTCTTCGTCCACGGTACCCATGAAAGCGGAGATTCATGTTTTTCCGGATACACCCAAAGATTTGCAAAAAGAAAATTTAGGCAAGAATGTCAATTCAAAAGGTCAGGAAGTAGCTCCGGTAATTTCACCGGATGGAAAGATGCTGTTCTTCACCCGGAGCAAATTTGCGGGTAATATCGGATCACCCGCCCGACAGGATGTGTGGGTATCTACCCTGGACAATGCAAACGTCTGGCAGGAAGCGGTCAATCTCAACGCGCCCATCAACAACGAAGGCGACAATGCCATCACAGGCATTTCACCCGATGGAAAGACCGTGTACCTGATCAATGTATACCGACCTGATGGTACCATGGTCAATGGCTTGTCCAAGTCGGTGCGGACGCGTGAGGGGTGGTCTTTTCCCAAAGAATGCAAAATCAGAAACCATTACAACGATCATGAGCGCAACTTTACGGAGTTTGCCATTTCTCCCAAAGGCAAAGTACTGATCCTCTCGGTGCAACGCCGCGATACCGAAGGGAACAAGGATCTGTATGTTTCATTTTTACAGCCTGACGATACCTGGTCGGAACCCAAACACATGGGCGATGTGATCAACACTCCCGATTACGAAGGATCGCCTTTTGTAGCTTCCGACGACAAGACGCTCTATTTCACATCCGCCGGCTTCAGTGGCTACGGAAACGGCGACATTTTTGTCTCCCGTCGTCTGGACGACACCTGGACCAATTGGTCCGAACCCGAGAACCTGGGCCCCAGCATCAACACGCCCCAGTGGGACGGGTACTTTAACATTCCGGCCTCGGCCGATTACGCCTACCTGAGTTCCATGGAAAACTCACTGGGTGAGGAGGATATCTTTCGGGTACGGCTTTTCCCGGCCATAAAACCCGAACCCGTCGCGATTATTTCTGGCAATGTGATGGATTCGGAAACGAATCAAATGATGGGTGCCGATATCGTCGCCGATATTAAAAGTTCCAATGAAGAATTCTCCAAGGCCACTTTTGAACCCGAAACGGGAGAGTATAAAATGATTCTCCCTTTGAAGGATTTGTATCGGATTACGGCCAGCCATGAGGGGTACTTTCCGGTAACCGAAGAGATCGACCTGACACGAGAATCCAATTTCCGCCTTATTCGGAAGAACATCCTGATGATGCCCATTAAAGAAGGCCAGAAAATTCGCCTGAACCAGCTCATGTTCAATCAGAGTAGCGCGGAGGTTGTACCAACCTCCCTTCCGGAAATGGATCGTATTGTGAAGATGATGACCGATTACCCAACCATGGAAATCCTGCTGGAAGGACATACCGACAATGTGGGGGATTGGCAGAAAAACATTAAACTCTCGGAAGACCGGGTGATGGAAGTTAAAAGGTACCTCAATTCGAAAGGGATTCCCCTTAACCGTATCCAAACCAAAGCCTGGGGTGGAGCCAACCCGATTTCCAGCAATGTGACCGAGCAAACCCGAAAGTGGAACCGCCGCGTGGAATTTACGATTCTGAAAATGTGA